Part of the Candidatus Terasakiella magnetica genome, ATTTCATAAGCCAGTCATGAAGAATTGGATCATCTTGTGCAGAACGAAGAGAACTAAGCTTGCTTAATTTACGGAAAGTGTGCGTGAAATCGAGCTGATGATGGGCCATGATATCAAGCAAGTCTTGGCCCAATTGTTCATCCCCTAATCGTACCTCTGACAGGCCAATTTTTTCATTGAGTTCTATAGACCATGCCTTCCTATATTGATCTTGATATGTATTTAACACTGCCGTTGCACATTCTTTTGCTTTCTCTTCATTCGTGCTAATCAATGACAAGATGCTAGAGGCAAAATATGTACAGTTACATTGTCCAATATATGGTTGATTCTCATATCTGTATCTCCCTATAACATCAATGGAACTAAATACTGTTGTCGGATCATAATGATCCATAAATGCACATGGTCCGAAATCAAGAGTTTGACCAGAAATTAAAACATTATCCGTGTTCATAACACCATGGATAAACCCAAGCCCCATCCATTTTGAAATCAGCGAAGCTTGAGTGGATACCACTTTCTCTAACAAACCAAGATAAGGGTTCGTTGTTTCTTTTAAATCGGGGTAGTGCCTATTAATCACATAATCAGCCAGAGTTTTTAAGGATGAATAATCCCCCTGAGAGGCAAAATACTGAAACGTTCCAACCCGAATATGACTTTTTGAAACTCGAGTTAGAATAGCGCCAGGAAGAGGTGTTTTGCGATAGACTTCTTCACCTGTCAGCACTACAGCAAGTGCGCGCGTGGTTGGAATATTCATGGCTGCCATGGCTTCACTAATTACATATTCGCGCAAAACAGGGCCAAGGGCTGCCCTGCCATCGCCCGTTCTAGAAAAACGTGTCCGACCAGAGCCCTTTAATTGAATATCTTGACGCTCACCAAAAACATCAATGACCTCACCTAATAAAATTGCACGACCATCCCCTAACTGGGGTCTCCAGCCTGCAAACTGATGCCCTGCATAAACCATTGCGAGGGGCTCTGATCCTTGCAATATTCCATTTCCAGAAAAAATTTCCCCGGCTTTATTATGAGATAAATCTTCATGATCAAGCCCTAATTGTAGGCTCAGTTTTTTATTCAGTTTTATCAAGGTTGGAGTGCTTACGGGTGTTGGTTCCACCCTCTCGAAAAAGGAATCAGAGAGTTGGGCATAACTATTATCAAAATCCAGCATAACATAATCACCAGTAAGCAGTTTTTTCTGAATCTAGAGCAAAAAATGACTGATCATCAAACTAGATTATCGAGAAATATGACTATAGATTTTTTTATAAGTTAGAGCCATTCTAATTTAATATTTCTTGGAGAGGCTAACTTCTACATTACTTTTTTGATAATTTCTACTATGGGTCAAATCCAGTCGAACTGTCGTAACTTTTTTGTAGGAGTAAATAGGTTTACCACCGAGTGATCTCAATTACGCATGAGATGAATCGGTTTGTTGTCTGATTGAAGCTGCGGATTCTTTAACAGAATCAGTTGATCTAGACTTATTAAGTGGCTTTAAAAGTTTTACCGCAGGAATGTCGCCATTATCCCAGCGTAACTGGGACCAATATTCTTCAAGCTTCAATGCAATCTTGGGAATGCGGCTTAAATATTGATTTTTGAAACATATTGCACAAAAGAACAAAGCCCCAAGGCGTTAACCTTGCGGCTTTGAAAATGGCGCGCCCAGAAGGTTTTGTAGGTCATAGGTTCCTAATTATAAAAGGCATCACTTGCCCAGATCGTTTGTCTAAGCAAATGTCTGGTTGCCATTATGGTCTACCTCTGGCGCACAACAAAGACCAATAAAATGGATAAGCACTTTTTGGATGCTTTTACATTTTCAAAGCATTGTAATACGACGACTTACTGATATTCAGATGTTTCAAGGTAGCCGCTACAGTAACCGTAGGGTCTTTGTGGGCGTGTTGGATGTGTTTGACCAAGTCAGGCGTTAGCTTCGCTGGGCGACCGAATATGGCCCCATTGTCACGGGCGACCTGCTGCCCATGACGTGTTCTGGAAATTAAGAGTTCCCTTTCCATACTGGCTATGGCTGACATGATAGTGAATATGCAGCGCCCACCAATTGACTTTGTATCAACATGGTCATGAATGGATATGAGGTTCGCACCCTTGGCATCAATTA contains:
- a CDS encoding recombinase family protein — encoded protein: DALLKYGVDERDIYKEKESGVKRERPELNKVLELLREGDTLCVYRLDRLARSTRHMLEISELIDAKGANLISIHDHVDTKSIGGRCIFTIMSAIASMERELLISRTRHGQQVARDNGAIFGRPAKLTPDLVKHIQHAHKDPTVTVAATLKHLNISKSSYYNALKM
- a CDS encoding protein adenylyltransferase SelO, whose product is MLDFDNSYAQLSDSFFERVEPTPVSTPTLIKLNKKLSLQLGLDHEDLSHNKAGEIFSGNGILQGSEPLAMVYAGHQFAGWRPQLGDGRAILLGEVIDVFGERQDIQLKGSGRTRFSRTGDGRAALGPVLREYVISEAMAAMNIPTTRALAVVLTGEEVYRKTPLPGAILTRVSKSHIRVGTFQYFASQGDYSSLKTLADYVINRHYPDLKETTNPYLGLLEKVVSTQASLISKWMGLGFIHGVMNTDNVLISGQTLDFGPCAFMDHYDPTTVFSSIDVIGRYRYENQPYIGQCNCTYFASSILSLISTNEEKAKECATAVLNTYQDQYRKAWSIELNEKIGLSEVRLGDEQLGQDLLDIMAHHQLDFTHTFRKLSKLSSLRSAQDDPILHDWLMKWRFRLQTQQRSSKARQTAMKAKNPAYIPRNHQIENMISSALEGDFEPFDSLNAVLEKPFEEREEYLGFFQPPANRDEGYRTFCGT